CTCAGTTGATATTATAATTGTGTGAGTCTAATGATATTGTATGCTTACTAATTAACtctatgttttgtttttgttaaatTAGAAGGTGAAAAATGCCAATCATTTCAAAGAAAAAGGATTGGAAGATGCTGATCTTTTGAAGTGCCTATTTGGGGATATCAGCTTCCCATTAATACAACCTTTAAGAACATCAAATGTAGAAATGCAACCATTAGCTGTTACATCTGCACCACTAGATACTCTTGCTTCAGAAGACTCGGAACAACCAGCAAGGATCACTGACACGGATTGGGAACCATCTTGTCAAGATGTATCGGAGGATACAATGGACACCTCTAATTCACAAGAACTAATGAAAAAAACAAAACGGAGGAGGATCGAGGCTTCATCAAATGATACAGTTAAGGGGAAAGGTAATTACCCTGTTGAAACAATTGGTAAACAATCTGAACAAAAAGAAGTTACCTTGATGGAAAGACAACAAAGGGCATTGGAAAAGCAAGAAATTATCTTAAAGAAGCTGCAAAAGATCTTGGAGAAGCAACAAAGtgtaaaggaaaagaaggaaagtGTTCCAGTGGATTTTCTTAAGTCACTTGAAAATTTAAAGGATGCGGGGCATATTACTAATGAGGATGCATTGGAAGTTGAATTTAAAGTGTCCGAGCTTAGTGGCTGGCAGAAGTTGTTTGTTAATCTGCCTACTACCGAACGACGAGTTTCTTATGTTAACAAACTATTAGGAAAACAGTGAAGATATGTGAACTAGATGTTGCTGGATTGCGTGTTAGGAATATTTTGATTGATCAGTACAGTGGTCAATTAGATAAGTTTTGATCTACTTGGTGTAAATCATATCTCTATCTATGAAATCTATTTTCTCTTTAGCTTCACTTGATTGTGCACTGCTGAAGGCATAAGTAAACCTTTTCTGGAGATGTCAAAGCTGAAACAAATATTCTCAGAACctttttatttgtgtgtttatttttatttttttgtttccccAGATTTAAAGAGTCTTTAGATCCGAAAGATTCTTAGTTAAGGTATCAGATTACTTTTTAGTTCTTCAAAATTTCAGCAGGAGTTGAGATTTCTGTCCGCGAAGAGTAAGGTTAATGAGCTGTGGGGGATCTTATCAATGAATGGTGATAGAATCAGGTGAACACTATTTAAGCAAAAATCTAGGTAATGTAATGTAATTAGCTCGATGTTCGAAGTTAATTAGTTTTGTATCTTGGGGGTGATACAGCTGATCCTTTCACAATGGGATTATAATGAAAGATGGTTGTTTCTTCCCTTCGCCAGAAAGATACTTTCATACATATAACCTTATTTGTGATTAATATTTATTCATTCATATTggtatttcttgatttcttacattCCTGTTATCTAGTTGCCTGGCAGTTTGTTTCTGCTATAAAGATTCCTGCatattattttgtttctttttctggtTGAGCGAATGAGCATCAAATTTGTAAGGCAGATTCATGAGAATCACAATAAATGGTTCGACTCTTTGCTCATGATCAAGTTTTGTAGGGATTCTGAGCAGAACTCCTAATATAATCCTGGGTTGCTTCCTTTATATTGAACTTCTATCTTACTGTTGTGTTTGTAAATGTGGTTGTCTCTGTGTTTGTGTCCTCTCAAATTCTCTAAACTGAGTTATTCTGGAGTATTAATCTAATACCTTTTGGTTCCAGATATTATTGGTCAGGCAGTTGCATCTCATCATGGAGAAGGGAGATCGATGTTGCTTCCCCATAGTGACGATGCCTAATCTAATTGTCATCCTCATCGCCATTTTCGTCATCTTTATTATTCGTATTTTGTTCGTCATACATCAAAGCAAGAAACCTCATTATAACTTGCATCCAAAAGCTGTCAACACCCTAATCGTTCTAGGTTCAGGTAAATTCATGAATCTACCATCATCTTTTTCGTTTTGTGTTTGTTGGAAATTGGTTTCTTCTGTTTGTCTTATCTGAATATGATCACTTTGGGGTGTGATAATAATGTAGGTGGTCAGACAGCCGAGATGATTAATCTCATCCGTGTGCTTCAAAGGGACAGGTTTACACCGCGAGTTTATGTAGCAGCTTCAACTGATAATATGAGTCTTCAGAAAGCTCAAGTACTGGAAGCCTCTATATGGTTGATTAGGTTagagatttttcttcttttttctgtctTCCTTATATTTTATTAGTTGAATCATAATACTTGAGTTTCTATTTTGGCCAAAACTCTTTTGtatagattttttcttttttcttgaagcGGTTTGGAATTGCAGGCAGGTCCTGACAAGCTAAAAGAAACAGCTCAGTTCATGCAAATTTACCAAAGCCGAGAAGTAGGTCAATCATATTTAACATCAATAGGGACAACACTAATTGCTTTAGTTCATGCGTTGTTGTTGATGATAAAAATCAGGCCTCAAGTGGTATGATCTCAACTTCACAACCATTAAacgtttttgattatttcaacaAAAGATGGAAGTTATGTTACAGTTTTCAGATATATGCAATTAAGCGACGCTATTCTTTCAGATCCTATGCAATGGCCCCGGGACTTGTTTTCCTCTCTGCGTAATTGCGTTGCTATTTAAGGTTAGCCTGATCAACTTTTTTATTCATAGAGCTTTATATTCTGATTTGTAAAGATGAATATCATTTGAGTGAGACCAGGAAAATGAAAAAGTATTGTTATGGTTTTTCgagctttgtttttgttttttgctttTATCATGAGCAATTGCAATTTCACTTTAAAGGTAATAAGAGAGCTCCCCGCTTAACATAGTTTGGCTTTTGGGTGTAGGTACTTGGTATTAGATGGTCATCCATATTTTATGTTGAGAGTATCGCTAGGGTGAAGAGGCTATCTTTAAGCGGCCTTCTTCTCTACAAGCTGCGTATCGCTGATCTCGTTTTTGTCCAATGGCCTCACCTACAAAAGAAATATCCCCGAACTCTGTACGTTGGTTGTCTCATGTAGTGGTGGTTGAATGTCTATTGCCCATTAACATGTATTTGTGTCTTACCACACACCTTTCTTAGCAATCTAGTTGTATTATTTCCTAGACTTCACTATATTTTTCCTTTCTGTTTCTTTGAGTAAACCATGAAATAAGGGCTATGCAGGatttgaaaaaagaagaaaatttgctGGTTATAGACATCGTGGTTGTGAACTCTGCAGTTTTTGACAGTTTTGGAAGAACTCGCCAGATATTGCTTGTTAAGTACAGTTGTGTCCACAGATAATATCGTAGAACAAGCTTTAATTGAACGTCATATACGTTAATATATGCTTTTGATTTGGTATTTTCTGCAGCTGAGTTGTACATCTAGTTAGCTACAAAACCCTATCTATCTGGAACACCTAAAAATCTGACTGCCTTTATGGCTATGGCTCTGGAACTGAACGTAAATGGTTTTTTGATGTTAGCTACAAAACCCCATTTATCCGGAATACCTAGAAATCTGACCGCCTTAATGGCTGTGGCTCTGGAACTGAACGTAAATGGTTTCTCATCAAGAGACACTATAAAGgtcaatctctttccttttttcttttgtcTTGGTCTTTTGTGTTTTTTTCCGTAACATAAGAAAAAAAGTGAAACGCCTATTGTGAATTGAGGTTTTCATTAGTACTGTCTTTATGGGGTTTGTCAATGGACCAATTAGGTGATCCCGCAATATGAAACTCCACCGCACTGCGCAAGTTACTCGATTATTACTGGATCCACTAGCATTTTTCGAATCGTAACTGGGAATGTTATACAAAAACCTTATGACTATCCTTAAAAACACTACCGTCTTTCCACCTGTAAACTTAGAAGAGATTGACTGCTGTGGTATCTCCCCGGAAAAAGTCGGACCTTGTACACCTTCAAGCACAAGGCCACTGCTATTATGCCGAGCTTCAGCATGGTGCCTGGCCCCGGCTCTTGTGCTTGAAGCTCTTGCTGCAATATGTCTTCCTACATCATCACGAGTGGTTATACCAATGCCAGCATTAAGCATATACATTGAATCAATCCACCCAAGCGGAAGGTTAGCACTTGATTCTCATAATTTTGTCATTGGTTCAAGGCTGGTTTTTGCTATTTACCACAATGAGTTATTATATTCCGTATAGTCTGAACTCAATTTGCATCATAATAGTAGAAGTGGTTTCTCCAGTCTTGGCATAGACGGGAAGTGCCgtcttaggcctattcctatggatcatgtcaaaaaaaaatttgtttgacATGTCATGTGGCATAGCAAATGAGTTTCCCCACTATGGTAGATATGGCAAATTTGATTAAAAATATACATTTAATTGTGTTGGGTGGAACCCTAATGAGTTAAAAATATATTTGTGTTTGCGTGGTGGGGTATTTATAAAATTTTTAGTATTATAATATATTCAGTGAGATCCTTTAGATATTAAAATATattagaaaagtgaaaaagtaggagagaagaagagaatataTACATATAAAATTATAAGGAGATAAATAGACCATCGTTGAAGATGGAAAGACCATCGAGCGATGAACTCTCTATCGCCAGATAAAAACTCCATCGTGTATGTCGATGTGCAATTCCTAGCATATAGGCAGATGAGCTTGGCAGTTtagcatacccatagtgggtgctaAAATGTCAAATAGTAGTGTTTGACATGTGCATAAGAATAGGCCTTAGTGCCATAGTGCCAAACTCAGATTTTGCCATAGTGCCAAACTCAGATTTtgccatatatgcacccactatgccAAAGTGTCaaacatatatgcatatatgtcaAATATAACATACAGGCATAATACAAGCATAGACGAAAAactttccagcgagcgatagagtgtccatcgctAGATGGTAAAACTATCGCTCGTTGGTCATTCCAGCGCCAGCGATGGTCAAGACGTCGCTCGCTGGTCTGATCATCGCTCATTAATTCCTCATCCAACGGCCACAATGTCCCCCcctataaatacccaatttcaatctcatttcaactcacaccagaatttctaaatctctctaaaatttctcaatttctcaatcttcTTCAAATCTAAAATAATCACATCTTCTCTACAACTCTTAATTTTTTGTAATATagattcacaatctcaaagtgAACGCAAAGGTAAAAAAACCAAAGTCCGTGTGCAAATCCAACCTCACAGAAGATAAATGCATTTGTgggtaattatgttttttttttacccaagattgtatcgatggtgcaaaaaaacatggtaacaccatgtgggaaaacatatttcatgaatatgaAGCACAAACCAAGAACATCAATTGTCGTGATGCAAAAGGGTTGCCATAACGCTTCATTATTATCAACAAGAAAGTAGCCGCTTATGTTGGATTGATAATGCAAGCCACGAGAGGAGGCCGAGAGAGTGGTCTTGTGGATGGTGATGTTGAAAGACAGGTTCATACAGATTGGCAGtgaaaacatggcaaacagttcggtttcgaaagttgttatcatatttttaaggtgttgaacaaatataatccagaatTGTTAGCAactaatcaacaagtacctgaaaggtcaccatacaattcttctccctcaacactAAATTCTTCACCATATTCATcaggtccatcaaattcttcaccaaaTACCCCAAGAAACCCAAATGTGAACTTAGTTCTCAATGATGATGGTGGTAAGAGAAAACTTCCAGGGAGGAACAATGCAAGACTGGATAGAAAATTAACTCAAGAAGGAGGAAGTTCCAATGGATTTAACATggcggagtttatggaacatcaaaataCCGTCGAGAAGGAAAGAGAAGTTGATAGGAAACTTCAAAACAGGGAGAGTAAGAAAAgtcgtctttctcaagaaaaatttggggttgactatgacaagcataacattcttcaagctaacacttcaattatgaaccCCCAACAAAAACATGTGTGGTAAATCTAATTTTACAGGATTCAAGCATATATTGAACAACAAGCTGGATTTACTAACAACCAACctagtggtgatgatgatgaggatgagttCGATGATGCTTTAGATGTAGTAGTTCCTCTAGATGATTGAtgtattaatttaatttttaatttgaagtactgcattttaatttgatatgttgttgttgcattctatttaatattagtttgaaatgaaaagttgattaatttgaaatgttgttgcagTCTCCTTAAATAAGTTTCGCTCATTAacttaaaataaaatacataacttaataattaaactaaaatacataacttaataattaaactaaaataaattatgcCCAAAGATTCGCTCTCTTCCATGCTCTGCCCAAAGATTCACTCTCAGATCATCTCTTAAACTGTCATACAAATTCAGGTTTGAATGTTATTAGTCATTTGAGCATAATTTCTTGCAGGCACGGCTCTTTGCGATTGAATCTCGGGCCTCAGATtttcatcttcatagttagtccactCCTTATCGCGACGGGTTTCCTGAATGACCATGTTATGTAGAATCATGCAAGTGAGCATAGTTTTTTGCATTTCATGAGCATTCAACCCACGATATGGCCCACAAATGATAGtgaacttcctcttcaaaattccaaaagtgtGTTCCACTTATCCTTCCTCACTGCCATTTGGCGGGTGTTAACATGACGGTATGAACGTCCCAATGCACCGGCAGGAGGCTGACGGTAGCATTGAGCCAAGGTGGACCATTTTGGATAGATACCATCCGCAAGATAATACCCATGAGTGTActggtggccgttgatcatgaaACGAACTTAGGAAAAAATTTCATACTTCAGATCTTCAAACAGAGGAgacttgtgcaaaacattaatatcatttCGTGAACTCGAAAGACCAAAAAGagcgtgccatatccaacaatcataagtagcaTCATCTTCAAGAATaacagttggttttggataatgacccttatattgaccggCGGCCCAATAAATAGGACATCCttgccatacccaatgcatacaatcaagattacctagcattcctgagaatcccctttcctcattcttcctcaatatttgtctaacatcttcctcggttggttttcgtaaaggcttttcttaaatatagcccacacttttattaaccataacctatattatttataacccataggaaaaaatttatttattaactATAACCCATTTCATAACCCAAACTTTTTAACTGAGTTGGTAGGGTTTTATTGAGTCGACTCAAGAAAACAACGATTCAGGAAAAAAACGAAAGAGAAAACCCTACAGAAAAAATTCCAAACTTCTCGAAAAATCACTCACCTAAAATTAATTTAGAAcattttttaatcaatttttttcCTCACTTTTATGAAAGCCCAACTCTGAAAAATCTCTAGTATGGTTAATGGTTTCCAAGTAATCTATGCAGTGTGATTTCCAAATAATCTATGCAAGCTCTTGGGGTTTAACTCCCATCTATAGATCATTCCAATTTGTTTGAAGGGATTAAATCGGGGAAAATTGATTCCATGAAGTAACTACTTGCGCTAACAGTGAGTCGACGACATAGATAACCATTTTCTCTGCTAAACCGATATCAACAACAATTGTTAGCATTGTTAATGCAGCAAAACATGAACCAGAGTAATACTAAATCAAATTAGACatgtgtgtacacatatatctcactatcagacacgtgtatataaagaggcacgtggaaagcatgcaggccaaaaacatcgaaacatgatgggtcacgaaacaccaaataaaccccgaggagttactttatctcatccccaaaagagaagccaagatcaacggtggagagaaagttagctgacacggactgacaggggcagaagacacttgtctgacacgagcagacccctcaactacccacattaaacactccgagcagtgtacgtgtcgaccaacctgtggaacgagcgaggatgcctctgcgggatcaagggggaaacgccgacctccgcgcgatggacgcaaggacacaagaagataaggttccaacggtcttcagagatgggacccacgttctaaccttataaatacccaatctccaccaagagggaaagggggatcgaaaaaacatcaggaagggaaggagagagagagagagagaaatagcaaaggtaggttaatccctgagaggagagaaacatgtaaaccccaaaaatcattcaactgttcgtgtaaccgtgaagaacatagtagaacaacaaatcccgtggatgtaggccttagtgctgaaccacgtaaaccttggtcttatttacatttcatcactttacattcatttagcccCACACGTGTTtgcttatttgttttgttttccttaatacttatatcccatgcacaaacgccacgcctggagtggttggaggaggccatgataaacccgaaggttttgagccaatgaatcaacaccagggtaccatcatcataatctccttagatgttaaagattgattgtgagcgttcggacacgcacgtggttcgtgtgctcacaatttggcgctagaaacagggacttcgtcccggtaaaagatttatcttgtcctgtgatttcattttaatttggcatatgattgctctgattttatcagctcggaacgtatagatcattcgtcaactgtattatgttcaaaaacccacctttggtcttcgataagagttattgttctaagcgggttattgttctaatccatcggatttacagttttcgtagtttttatactaaggatcgcttttaataaaactctaacccgtagtttatagcctgcgggtattaattccctcttgaaaaattgtatttcgccaactaacccgcttcacgcggatattcccgtttctgttgtttgaaataacttatgcagagagaacgtgttgtgagtaaagaaggcaagtttacgcgagatttcagtatcaacaaaagggcacgtgatggaaaagacgcaggaagcaggaaaatccaaagctttgtcaaaagaaacgccCAGGACAACCctgatcatcacccgaagcaagcagaaaggagataaagctaaagtgaccaatcgaaggcaagatactgcagaaatcacttcacccatgaacgctaattcagttgcagcggcggctctcagagcagcaacgataaaatacggggaggctgcggtagttccgaaggctgcggaggctagcaataccttcgccatgagtcaacttaatcaaccaagagaaagggtggatgaatccagaacattccaacccgcgcaccttctaacctttggaatgccgctaacaaataatcagaatcaaaccataccggcggctctggcaccgcagaggggcgctcactccaatttggaaacaccagcaaccgaagctgaacccctgccacctttagtacagaccatggaggagggcggaccacggctgtagcggcacgcgctgggactcccaatcaggggtccaaccaatcacacacgactaatggctgagcttgaggaactgaggaagaaccagcaggtttacgcagaagctgtagctctgttggccagagaaaatcaagatttaaaggagcggattgctctaagcacgaagaccagccaacaacttgatgaagcaagctccaaagcaccagagccaaaccaagactgtagagtcgtcctagcggctaatgaagacgcgacaaggagacgtagcgtatccgacccggattatgacgatggagagtcagacggtaatgagctgaagaatttagagcaccaacgcgcaatggaggaactacgagatgagatgatggcagagatcaggcaattaaaaaataaacaaggtgggggaaggttagaagaggtcatgagagaagctaactccacgccctaacgcatcgcttggccaacacccctattccactgaaatgccctgtcccgacgttcgaatgctatgatggatccagcgaccctgctgcacatgttcggtactacaaccgtgtcttagctagatggggtcagaacgacgccgtactctgtagatacttcccgtcaagcttgaagggatcggcgttatcatggtttgataatctgccaccaaactccatccactcatacgaccaactcgcagagaaattcttaagaacatacatgtacaacaagactgtaaacaccgggatggataagctcttttcactagcaattggctacaaggaaaccacgagggaatacacaaacagatggcataagatctgccaagccatagggagcgtggacccagtggtaagcatcaactgctataaatggggcttagaccgaatgagtcccctatttgttgaaattcacgggagcgtgcccaagacagaaggagatctccgaataattatcgagaagcacgctcgacttgaagaaattcaacgggaaaacccgagggcatatccgcagaggtctcaccgcaccaattcagcggaacaaaccaatggggccaaaaggggttgctcagatgagagacctcacgaagataggaaggaacggagggatgaacgaagacaggcgaccgaaaattcgaagatcaagtttacacgaaactcaacgctagctatgctcgtatcctacgagagatcaaagggagggaaaacttagagtggccatggtctaagggaaagcagcccccgagatccgagaagtctaaagattactgtgagtatcactgtttcaacggacaccagaccgaaaaatgcaagaaccttaaaataatgatccaaaaattaattgatgcgggagagctcaaacattacatacgaaaggaggttaccgaggacagatccaaacgaaccaaaccagtccaacttccggaagaaaaccgaacaatcaacaccatctcgtgttccgaagccacaggaccctcactcacagcgcagattggaaaaaggttacggaagcaattcgaagaccgctgcgagttatataaggtcgatgggatagtggacgaacacgaagaatggatggaatctcctatcatcttcgatgccgaggatatcgaagaagatatggaagaccataacgatcccttggtcctaacattaccagtagctggatgtaacctcaaaaagatcctcatagacgggggaagctctgtaaatgtcctattctatgatgcattcaaacggatgaagctccatgatgaacagttgatgacctcttatcacaccatctacggattcaatggagcagccacgaagcccttgggagacatcgtgttacaggttaacgcagggcccatgaaactggatacccgattcagtgtggtggacaccccttccccctacaacgccattattggacgacaatgggtacacaagctcaaaggagttgcggcaacataccaccaatacctcagatttccaacacctgagggaataatggagatcaagggagatcgaatcgctacgcgagaatgccaggccactcaggatcatatcaacaatgagcaagaagagcagcgaaaaatccgaagagtaagaaatcaagaaaccgcgaaagaaagccgtagacctattccttaaggaaactacaggaaaaggcttgacgaaagatggtaatgtccaaggctcggaaacaagtacctcaacaaccagcgaagagcagaaacacgctaaatagcaattaaagagcgccccagtcctcggaaacccgaagcctgtgttcacaccagtagaacccataaaggaaatcaacataggaacggaagaagacccgaagatggtcaaaattgggaccatcatggacgaaggaagagaacattccttaaccaaattacttaaggaatatgcggatgtgttcgcctggaagttaggagatatgccggggattgacccaaaagtaatccaacatgaactacgcatcaaaccgggcacgcccccgttcaggcagaaaatacgaaaagtggctccagaatatcatgaggcggtagaaacagaacttcggaagctactagatgcaggatttatcaaggaagtcaagtaccctacctggatctccaacatggtcattgttcctaagaaaaatggaggggttagaatatgcatcgactttactaatctcaacaaggcatgtccaaaggacagctatcccctgccgagcatagatcaactggttgaagcagttgaagggtacgaagagctgtcattcatggacggatattctggttacaaccaagtagccctggcagaagaagatcagccacacacagcgttctataccccacatggcctttattgctataccagaatgcctttcgggctccgaaacgcaggggcaacataccaaaggatggtcgatgctatcttcaagccatggattggaggaaccctagaagtctacgtggacgacatgctcgtcaaaagcaagctgcgtaaaaatcaccaccaggacctgaggaatatcttcgaagcaatgagacagcatcacatgaaagtgaatccggagaaatgtactttcggtgtcacctcggggaagttcctcgggtatctggtgacgaaaaggggcatcgaggtagacccagctaagattcaagccatagtagagatgccgtcccaaagaatctgaaggaagtgcagaagctcaatgggtccatagcagcgttgggcagatttattgcacggtcttcggacaaatgcaaacatttcttcaatattcttaaaaaagggagcaggttcgaatggaccgctgaatgcgaggaagcattccaaaaaatcaaagaacatctagcttcaatcccgatcctgcagaagccagaccctgatgaagttttggcactgtacatagcagcaacggaggacgcagtcagcgcggtattagtcaaaccaatacaaaggtagaacagcctatctattacgtcagcaagacactcaattccgcggaaagaaattatactaagattgaacaactcatcctcgcactggtatgggctacccaaaaactgagaacctacttcctaactcacctcgtcagggtaccatgcaaagcaccattggaagcagtcctcaaaagcacgggaaaagtgggccgaatagccaaatggaacacccatctggaccaattcaacatcattcatgaaattcaacattctcagaagtcccaagtgctggcagatttcttagcagacctccccctagacaacgacgaagagattaagggaataccagaagccgaggaagaaatcaaggatccaatggatatcctcgaacctgcgagtcatagacaatgggaagtctttgtcgacggatctaaaaataaggaaggcaggaataggtattgtcattatcaccccaactggagaaaggattatacaggcacttagattggaattcaaagagcataccaataacattgttgaatacgaagctgtcgtacatgccctacgtataataatagagatgggggtaaccgatgtaaggctgacaagtgattcgcagcttgtcatacggcaaattgggctcgagtataatgtgtacgatgacacctttcagcttacatggccttggtccaaacattggcatcacaaatcccgaacattaagttccggcacttatgcagaagggacctcaggcacgcggatgccctagcatatatatcatccatgctgagggataaaaa
The nucleotide sequence above comes from Papaver somniferum cultivar HN1 chromosome 8, ASM357369v1, whole genome shotgun sequence. Encoded proteins:
- the LOC113302095 gene encoding L10-interacting MYB domain-containing protein-like: MDNDQLSINGNSKDEEDREEKNDEEENDDEESKKNNEAGKITFRNAPEFRRDFINYCLEEVNYSRSIGSTLKIPSWEKIGVKLSEKYGYPMKNKKLRNHWDYLKKQYMSWNQLLSLLGHGNDDVETTNFNCPKEQWDEISKKVKNANHFKEKGLEDADLLKCLFGDISFPLIQPLRTSNVEMQPLAVTSAPLDTLASEDSEQPARITDTDWEPSCQDVSEDTMDTSNSQELMKKTKRRRIEASSNDTVKGKGNYPVETIGKQSEQKEVTLMERQQRALEKQEIILKKLQKILEKQQSVKEKKESVPVDFLKSLENLKDAGHITNEDALEVEFKVSELSGWQKLFVNLPTTERRVSYVNKLLGKQ
- the LOC113301756 gene encoding UDP-N-acetylglucosamine transferase subunit ALG14-like, with amino-acid sequence MEKGDRCCFPIVTMPNLIVILIAIFVIFIIRILFVIHQSKKPHYNLHPKAVNTLIVLGSGGQTAEMINLIRVLQRDRFTPRVYVAASTDNMSLQKAQVLEASIWLISGLELQAGPDKLKETAQFMQIYQSREVGQSYLTSIGTTLIALVHALLLMIKIRPQVILCNGPGTCFPLCVIALLFKVLGIRWSSIFYVESIARVKRLSLSGLLLYKLRIADLVFVQWPHLQKKYPRTLYVGCLM